GGAGAGTACTACGTCCGTCAGCACCATGTCCGATGGCTTCCCCTACTCGTTGCAGCCCGGTCGGTGCGGCCAGGCGCTGAACCAGCTCCCTGGGCCGCACCGCCATCCACGCAGCCGGGCCTTTGGGCGTGCAAAGGCTTACTTCCACCCCGGGACCGGGTAGATCATCTGGGCCGTGGCCACATCAAACGGGTAGACGATCTCCAGATTGACCGAGCCCGTCCGAGGGTCGTACTGGTACTGCCCGATCATCCCCGTGGCGTAGATGTTTTGGTTGCTCTCTCCGGGATAGAGGCCGCCAAACTTGATGCCCTTCCACGGCGTGATGATCTGGTCGCCCGGCACGTTGAGCTCGTTGAACGCCTTCTGCAGGGCCTTCGGATCGGTCGACCGGGCATTGTTGAGCGCATAGGCCCACGCTATCACACCCAGAGTCTCACGCGCGGACTCCTCCACCAGGTCCCTGCCGTACCTCTTCCGGTAGAGTTCATTGACGGCGCGGGCGATGGGCTTGGTCTCTGCTATCCTGGGGATGTACAGGGCGCGAGTCAATACCCCGTGCAGGTCTTTTCCGATGGCTTTGACGAAGTCCGGGTTGGTGAACCCGGCGTCCTGACCCCAGATGAGGCGGGGAGAGGCTCCACGCAGTTTCAGGGTGCGCATGAACAGAATCGAGTCTGACACGTACGACGCGAACAGGTACGCATTGGCCTCCGAGCCGATCAACCGGATCGTCTCACTGGTCAGGTCGGGAGAGTTGGCAGGGTACTTGAAGTACTCAACCACCGTGTAGCCTCGCTGTGGGGCCAGCCGGTTCGCGATGTCGTCGCCGCATGCCGAACCGAACTCCGTGTTTTCCACCGCGATGGCGAGTTTCGAAATCTCGCTCTTGGGAACCGGCGGTACGCCAGGCGCCTTGCCGGCGACCAGGCCATCCAGCAGATTGAAGAGGTCTTCATCGAA
The DNA window shown above is from Bacillota bacterium and carries:
- a CDS encoding ABC transporter substrate-binding protein; this encodes MKAGRLAVAVLLLTALVLPGTVAAAPKTVKIGIILPLSGPLAPTGRELRQGFELMVDIVNNVYPELAQQGLEVAGWDGIPGLDGAKIEPIFADSRGDPAVGADLSRRLILEQNVVGLLGAYQSAVTKTVAGVAEVHGIPHINSDSSSPSLTQLGYKWFWRVTPHDMIFDEDLFNLLDGLVAGKAPGVPPVPKSEISKLAIAVENTEFGSACGDDIANRLAPQRGYTVVEYFKYPANSPDLTSETIRLIGSEANAYLFASYVSDSILFMRTLKLRGASPRLIWGQDAGFTNPDFVKAIGKDLHGVLTRALYIPRIAETKPIARAVNELYRKRYGRDLVEESARETLGVIAWAYALNNARSTDPKALQKAFNELNVPGDQIITPWKGIKFGGLYPGESNQNIYATGMIGQYQYDPRTGSVNLEIVYPFDVATAQMIYPVPGWK